One window of the Anopheles cruzii chromosome 2, idAnoCruzAS_RS32_06, whole genome shotgun sequence genome contains the following:
- the LOC128279177 gene encoding adenylyl cyclase X E, whose product MCEVPRRSTPEAAPTYAAQEEADICRMPADRNDQSHQDSEGDYIALKKWELGFLRRECINLGLETFYLKYMERVQRSYLSIFVVLQTFVSISHVIVIVTGKQHPTAAIHPDLICYTFGILFVWISLFAAFKEGLVKAYPWVPYVSSSMAVITMIVTDLTIPLYHAAVTFINPPLRPSYASHTILAIYIFLPLSENIHGLILGAATSVCYLIEMALITYRLEDNTALKVIAELIYFVCLNLFGLYFRLINEVAIRRTFLDRRELVEGNLLLKFARNQEKELLLSILPEHTAELMEKDIRAMIEKTRHDQHNASQMFNTNNFFRTGTQWRSINKLYVQKHTNVTILYADVVNYTYMTTQLPVRTLVDVMHELFVKFDEASKEFNVLRIKFLGDCYYCVSGVPVRNKYHAKSCVNLGLRMIKDIREVRLSRDLNIDMRIGIHSGSIISGVIGACKWQYDIWSKDVIIANKMESTGEAGKVHVTMQTLEQLDGEYIFEEGTPQAKDDPILSKHNIQTFLIVPQPGYDEGSFFAIQEPGPSSRMSSGVKRKTIKKERSLVTRNFMQNSMEQFREIMKLTNVEMAYELERMPIGRFQFNKLFSSYKTYMHEPGSESARVPPPLGGSQRRHEEEDTNRLDNMSPCFMCFENSRWELSYLREPDLMLKYSVLMSFIVYVCILLIQILNEASGIYFWMLNGFAGTLLVVFVPITWFKKIWDVYTPYSIDDLLRVRKPQSRPMRVLYDFSNDIMGNFIIRTVIYLITITLLVFCSLMYLFECSYDLHASNEVASDERNASHFAFTDRTAGDDYTGKTFCTNPWSVTQCLTLTIGMAFLFLRIHFLLKAAVGLLIFFFYCWTIFDDLYYFFDSSASMNPGLDPKASHLMLILFIVIIFHWIDRQSEYIARTDYNWKQQLLKQKEEAEVTKQSNKILVENILPTHVAEIYINRQLKNEFYNEEYENVAVMFATITNMEVNTDISVENEKSVLKVLNEIICDFDERLQYFDGYLKVEKIKVCGWTYMAACGLDPGRCDSSSSLSGYRSVSGITRTSLMTNGRRSLNPRASLDVSHKASTSTRSNSSGNCRQSNNVTIVMAEFALELMRVLRDFSNENFKQHSPGLLRVGIAHGKVMAGVVGSSKPLYDIWGNAVNMASRMDSTGEPGKLQVTKESAEVLESYGYRCDYRGEIFVKGRGKIPTYFVQIGKDFNFVKNKTPTSNGNAHVGDVTTKL is encoded by the exons ATGTGTGAAGTACCGCGACGGTCGACACCGGAAGCAGCGCCCACTTACGCAGCCCAGGAAGAGGCCGATATCTGTCGAATGCCGGCGGACAGAAATGATCAATCGCATCAGGACAGTGAGGGTGATTACATAGCGCTGAAGAAATGGGAGCTTGGATTTCTGCGC CGAGAATGCATCAATCTCGGGCTGGAAACGTTTTACCTCAAATACATGGAGCGCGTGCAGCGGAGCTATCTGTCCATCTTCGTGGTGCTTCAAACGTTCGTTAGCATATCGCATGTGATCGTCATTGTGACCGGCAAACAG CACCCGACGGCCGCCATTCATCCGGATCTGATCTGCTACACGTTTGGCATACTCTTCGTGTGGATCTCGCTGTTTGCCGCGTTCAAGGAAGGGCTCGTGAAGGCATACCCCTGGGTTCCGTACGTGTCCTCCAGTATGGCGGTCATCACGATGATCGTTACTGACCTAACGATCCCACTGTACCACGCAGCGGTAACGTTCATCAATCCCCCACTTCGGCCCTCGTACGCCAGTCACACCATCTTGGCCATCTACATTTTTCTGCCACTGAGCGAAAACATTCACGGCCTCATCCTGGGCGCCGCCACGTCCGTGTGCTATCTGATCGAGATGGCGCTAATCACGTACCGTCTGGAGGACAACACGGCCCTGAAGGTGATCGCCGAACTGATTTACTTCGTGTGTCTCAACCTGTTCGGGCTGTACTTTCGACTCATCAACGAGGTGGCGATCCGGCGCACGTTTCTCGATCGGCGCGAGCTGGTGGAAGGCAATCTGTTGCTAAAGTTTGCTCGCAACCAGGAA AAGGAATTGCTGCTTAGTATCCTGCCCGAGCACACGGCGGAACTGATGGAGAAGGACATCCGGGCGATGATCGAAAAGACGCGCCATGATCAGCACAACGCGTCCCAAATGTTCAACACAAACAA CTTcttccggaccggaacacAATGGCGATCGATAAA CAAGCTTTACGTGCAGAAGCACACGAACGTCACAATCCTGTACGCGGATGTGGTGAACTATACGTACATGACCACTCAACTTCCGGTGCGCACGCTGGTCGACGTTATGCACGAACTGTTCGTAAAGTTTGATGAAGCCTCGAAGGAGTTCAACGTGCTAAGGATCAAGTTTTTGGGCGACTGCTACTACTGCGTGTCGGGCGTGCCGGTCCGCAACAAGTACCACGCCAAAAGCTGCGTCAACCTGGGCCTCCGCATGATCAAGGACATCCGTGAGGTGCGACTGTCGCGCGATCTCAACATCGACATGCGTATCGGCATCCACAGTGGCAGCATCATCTCGGGAGTGATCGGTGCCTGCAAATGGCAGTACGACATTTGGTCGAAGGATGTGATCATTGCAAACAAGATGGAGTCCACCGGTGAGGCGGG CAAAGTGCACGTTACGATGCAAACCTTGGAGCAGCTAGACGGGGAGTACATCTTCGAGGAAGGAACACCGCAAGCGAAAGACGACCCGATATTGTCCAAACACAACATACAAACGTTCCTGATCGTGCCACAGCCCGGCTACGATGAGGGCAGT TTCTTTGCCATTCAAGAACCGGGCCCCAGCAGCCGGATGTCCAGTGGAGTGAAACGGAAGACCATCAAAAAGGAGCGCAGCCTGGTAACGAGAAACTTTATGCAGAACTCGATGGAGCAGTTTCGGGAAATAATGAAGCTGACGAACGTCGAAATGGCGTACGAACTGGAACGGATGCCCATCGGGAGATTTCA GTTCAACAAGTTGTTCTCCTCCTACAAAACCTATATGCACGAACCGGGGAGCGAGTCCGCGCGAGTTCCACCACCTCTGGGCGGTTCGCAGCGAAGGCACGAGGAAGAGGACACGAATCGGCTAGATAATATGTCACCCTGTTTCATGTGCTTCGAAAACAGCCGCTGGGAACTGTCCTACCTGCGCGAACCAGACCTAATGCTCAAGTACAGCGTGCTGATGAGTTTCATCGTTTACGTGTGCATTCTGCTGATCCAGATCCTGAACGAAGCGTCCGGGATTTACTTTTGGATGCTAAACGGTTTCGCCGGCACACTGTTAGTGGTGTTCGTACCGATCACGTGGTTCAAAAAGATCTGGGACGTCTACACACCGTACTCGATTGACGATTTGCTGCGCGTGCGCAAACCGCAATCGAGGCCGATGCGCGTCTTGTACGACTTCTCGAACGACATTATGGGGAACTTTATTATCCGGACGGTGATCTATCTGATTACCATCACACTGTTGGTGTTCTGCTCGCTAATGTACCTGTTCGAGTGTAGCTACGATTTGCACGCGAGCAACGAAGTTGCGTCGGACGAGAGAAACGCCTCCCATTTCGCGTTCACAGATCGGACTGCCGGCGACGACTATACGGGAAAAACTTTCTGCACCAATCCTTGG TCCGTAACCCAGTGCCTAACGCTAACCATCGGAATGGCGTTCCTTTTTCTGCGCATCCACTTTCTACTGAAAGCCGCCGTGGGTTTgctgatttttttcttctactgcTGGACCATCTTCGACGATCTGTACTATTTTTTCGACAGCAGCGCGAGCATGAACCCAGGGCTCGATCCGAAGGCGTCCCACCTAATGTTGATCCtcttcatcgtcatcatcttcCACTGGATCGACCGGCAGTCGGAATACATTGCCCGGACGGATTACAA CTGGAAGCAACAGCTTCTGAAGCAAAAGGAGGAGGCCGAAGTGACGAAGCAATCGAATAAAATCCTTGTCGAAAACATTCTACCAACGCACGTGGCCGAGATCTACATCAACCGACAGCTTAAGAACGAGTTCTACAACGAAGAGTACGAGAACGTGGCGGTGATGTTTGCCACCATCACCAATATGGAGGTCAATACGGATATTTCGGTGGAGAACGAGAAGAGTGtgctgaaggtgctgaacgAGATCATTTGCGACTTTGACGAGCGGCTGCAGTACTTCGACGGGTACCTGAAGGTAGAGAAAATTAAAGTGTGTGGCTGGACGTACATGGCCGCCTGTGGTCTCGATCCGGGACGATGTGACTCGTCGTCTTCGCTCAGCGGTTACCGCTCGGTATCGGGCATTACGCGTACTTCACTCATGACCAACGGGCGGCGGAGTCTCAATCCGCGGGCGTCACTCGACGTCAGCCATAAGGCGAGCACGAGCACCCGCAGCAACTCCTCCGGCAACTGCCGACAGAGCAACAACGTGACGATCGTGATGGCCGAATTCGCGCTCGAGTTGATGCGTGTGCTAAGGGACTTTAGTAACGAGAACTTTAAGCAACACAGCCCCGGTCTGTTGCGTGTCGGGATTGCGCACGGCAAAGTGATGGCAGGAGTGGTAGGTTCCAGTAAGCCACTGTATGATATCTGGGGCAACGCCGTCAATATGGCGTCGCGGATGGACTCTaccggggaaccgggaaaaCTCCAGGTGACGAAGGAAAGTGCCGAAGTGCTGGAAAGCTACGGGTACCGGTGCGACTATCGGGGTGAAATTTTCGTCAAGGGACGCGGCAAAATACCGACGTATTTTGTGCAGATCGGTAAGGATTTCAACttcgtgaaaaacaaaaccccgacCAGTAACGGAAATGCTCATGTCGGCGATGTGACGACGAAACTGTAA
- the LOC128276094 gene encoding laminin subunit gamma-1, with translation MTPRMRSRAVWIAGAIVVLTVVSGPAASSTENVHYSPPLECVDPYGRPQRCIPEFENAAYQLEVEATNTCGHDGDTDFCVQTGYSNRKSCDVCHAGQHSPNYLTDFHDQNHPTWWQSETMFEGVQYPNQVNLTLKLGKSFDITYIRLVFHSPRPESFSIYKRVTPNGPWIPYQYYSATCRDTYGLPDSLSVMTGEDESRAFCNSEYSDISPLRDGNIAFSSLEGRPSAINFEHHLELQQWVTATDIRISLDRLNTFGDEVFGDAQVLKSYFYAIADIAVGARCKCNGHASECTTSTGLEGQRTRVCKCMHYTDGPDCDRCLPFYNDAPWGRATSKNVHECKPCNCNGYSTKCFFDRHLYNLTGHGGHCMDCGANRDGPNCERCKENFFMREDGYCINCGCDPVGSRSLQCNAEGRCQCKPGVTGDKCDRCDANYFNFGPHGCQPCNCDVRGSLDNAPSCDSVTGVCACKENVEGRHCRECRLGYFNLDSDNKFGCTPCFCYGHTLECASAGGYSIVSTTSNFNKHKEKWTAVTDTGVPADVKYNSHSQSIGVGASPGHRAVYFLAPDRFLGDQRASYNRLFKFRLQLVGQQRVDVSPYDVVFHSGNSSISLPIFAQNQRMPSEESHEFSFRLHENPEYTWTPSNSARGFMSILSNLTAIKIRAIYSDHGEAVLDDVELQTAHRGAAGRPATWIEQCTCPVGYLGQFCESCAPGYRHNPARGGPFMPCVPCDCNKHAEICDSETGLCICQHNTAGDTCDKCAKGYYGNALGGTPYDCKRCPCPNNGACMQMAGDTVICLECPVGYFGPRCELCSDGYYGDPTGVHGAVRVCQACDCNGNVDQNAVGNCNRTTGECLKCIHNTAGPHCDQCLPGHFGDPLAEPHGSCEECSCYPRGTEQTEKGISICDSISGNCHCKPAVVGRTCNECKNGYWNIVSGNGCESCGCDSVGSFNSSCNTFTGECFCKPGVIGKKCDKCAAAHYGFSDDGCHACDCDPSGSKGSQCNQYGQCPCNDNVEGLRCDRCKENKYDRHQGCLDCPACYNLVQDAANEHRAKLAELSQILQEIQSKPIVIDDNEFAGKLHAVQEKIDILVEDAKSGSGGGEKTLNEMLKDLEGRLRDVQKLLDNADQSLEVTNRKIHKGGYNATLANAKIQDARRQLDDAVELLQTEGNTALGRAREISSHLGNQTNQISGISREARLYADRFKAEADANMKQAQEAHEKASEALRKANNAITQQSNITQELDSTIAAEIAEARDKLSAVSKLTEQALTRAREVNDEALTLFAAVNRTTPPNIDINQMKKEAAQYNREADRIAEELASKIADHAKLLDNVEANIDLADTLLNRAQLQKEDAVDALKQLQYAKELAEKAVAEGDGTLRKANYTYQTLAGFKNQVEESSKRATDALNLVPNIERQIYNSRELLQRAEEALQAASRNAGDARKNAQTAQDKYAEEASKLAESIKKRANATKNTARDLHHEADQLNGRLAKTDNRLEEREAQIRKDLNLTNEAKEKVGQAQLNSHEAKSQVDKALKEVNLIMQELANLREIDVNSLDDLERRLSAAEKELEDAQLTRRLNTLTEAKNVQNQNIKSYQRELGELRLEVENIELIAKSLPPGCFKRTHLEP, from the exons ATGACGCCCAGAATGCGGTCCCGCGCCGTCTGGATCGCTGGAGCGATCGTCGTACTTACCGTAGTGTCCGGCCCGGCGGCGAGTTCTACTGAAAACGTTCACTACAGCCCACCACTGGAATGCGTCGATCCGTACGGGCGACCACAG CGCTGCATCCCGGAGTTTGAGAATGCGGCCTACCAGCTGGAGGTGGAAGCGACCAACACGTGCGGGCACGACGGCGATACGGATTTCTGCGTTCAGACGGGCTACTCGAACCGGAAGAGCTGTGACGTGTGCCACGCGGGCCAACACTCGCCGAACTACCTGACCGACTTCCACGACCAGAACCACCCGACCTGGTGGCAGTCGGAGACGATGTTCGAGGGTGTGCAGTACCCGAATCAGGTCAACCTGACGCTGAAGCTGGGCAAATCCTTCGACATCACCTACATCCGGCTGGTGTTTCACTCGCCGCGCCCGGAGTCGTTCTCCATCTACAAGCGCGTCACTCCGAACGGGCCCTGGATACCGTACCAGTACTACAGTGCGACCTGCCGCGATACGTACGGGCTGCCGGACTCGCTGTCCGTGATGACCGGGGAGGACGAGTCGCGGGCGTTCTGCAACAGCGAGTACAGTGACATCTCGCCCCTGCGCGACGGTAACATTGCGTTCTCGTCGCTCGAGGGCCGCCCGTCCGCGATCAACTTCGAGCACCACCTGGAGCTGCAGCAGTGGGTCACGGCCACCGATATTCGGATTTCGCTCGACCGGCTCAACACGTTCGGCGACGAGGTGTTCGGTGACGCACAGGTCCTGAAGTCGTACTTTTACGCGATCGCCGATATCGCGGTCGGAGCGCGCTGCAAGTGCAACGGACATGCGAGCGAGTGCACGACCAGCACCGGACTGGAGGGCCAGCGGACACGCGTCTGCAAGTGCATGCACTACACCGACGGTCCCGACTGCGATCGCTGCCTGCCGTTCTACAACGACGCACCGTGGGGCCGTGCCACCTCCAAGAATGTGCACGAGTGCAAAC CCTGCAACTGCAACGGGTACTCCACCAAGTGTTTCTTCGATCGCCATCTGTACAACCTGACCGGGCACGGTGGCCACTGCATGGACTGCGGTGCGAACCGCGACGGGCCAAACTGCGAGCGGTGTAAGGAGAACTTTTTCATGCGCGAGGACGGCTACTGCATCAACTGTGGCTGCGATCCGGTCGGTTCCCGGTCGCTCCAGTGCAACGCGGAGGGCCGCTGCCAGTGCAAACCGGGCGTGACGGGTGACAAGTGCGACCGGTGCGATGCCAACTACTTCAACTTCGGACCGCACGGCTGCCAGCCGTGCAACTGTGACGTGCGGGGCTCGCTGGACAACGCACCGTCCTGTGACTCGGTGACGGGCGTTTGTGCCTGCAAGGAGAACGTCGAGGGGCGCCACTGTCGCGAGTGCCGGCTCGGCTACTTCAACCTCGACTCGGACAACAAGTTCGGCTGTACGCCGTGCTTCTGCTATGGCCACACGCTCGAGTGTGCGAGCGCCGGCGGTTACTCGATCGTGTCGACGACCTCGAACTTCAACAAGCACAAGGAAAAATGGACCGCCGTCACGGATACGGGCGTGCCGGCGGACGTCAAGTATAACTCGCACAGCCAGTCGATCGGCGTCGGTGCGagccccggccaccgggcggttTACTTCCTCGCGCCGGACCGCTTCCTGGGCGATCAGCGGGCGTCCTACAACCGGCTGTTCAAGTTCCGGCTCCAGCTGGTCGGGCAGCAGCGCGTCGACGTCAGCCCGTACGACGTGGTGTTCcacagcggcaacagcagcatctcGCTGCCTATCTTCGCCCAAAACCAGCGCATGCCGAGCGAGGAGTCGCACGAGTTCTCGTTCCGCCTGCACGAGAACCCCGAGTACACCTGGACACCGTCGAATTCGGCCCGCGGTTTCATGTCGATCCTGAGCAATCTGACGGCGATCAAGATCCGGGCGATCTACAGCGACCACGGTGAGGCCGTGCTGGACGATGTGGAACTGCAGACCGCTCACCGGGGCGCCGCCGGACGTCCGGCCACCTGGATTGAGCAGTGCACCTGCCCCGTCGGCTACTTGGGCCAGTTCTGTGAGTCGTGCGCGCCCGGCTACCGACACAATCCGGCCCGCGGTGGCCCGTTCAtgccgtgtgtgccgtgcgaTTGCAACAAGCACGCCGAGATCTGCGATTCGGAAACGGGGCTCTGCATCTGCCAGCACAACACGGCCGGCGATACGTGCGATAAGTGCGCCAAGGGTTACTACGGAAACGCGCTCGGCGGAACGCCATACGACTGCAAGCGCTGCCCGTGCCCGAACAACGGAGCCTGTATGCAGATGGCCGGCGACACCGTCATCTGTCTCGAGTGTCCGGTCGGATACTTCG GACCACGGTGCGAGCTGTGCTCCGACGGTTACTACGGTGATCCGACCGGTGTGCACGGCGCGGTACGCGTGTGCCAGGCGTGCGACTGTAACGGCAACGTGGACCAGAATGCGGTCGGCAATTGTAACCGCACGACCGGCGAGTGCCTGAAGTGTATCCACAATACGGCCGGTCCGCACTGCGACCAGTGTCTGCCGG GACACTTTGGAGACCCGCTGGCGGAACCGCACGGTAGCTGCGAGGAGTGTAGCTGCTACCCGCGCGGTACGGAGCAAACGGAGAAGGGCATCTCGATCTGCGACTCCATCAGCGGCAACTGTCACTGCAAGCCGGCCGTGGTGGGCCGGACGTGTAACGAGTGCAAGAACGGGTACTGGAACATCGTGTCCGGCAACGGCTGCGAGAGCTGCGGCTGCGACTCGGTCGGTAGCTTCAACTCGTCCTGCAACACGTTCACGGGCGAGTGCTTCTGCAAGCCGGGCGTGATCGGCAAGAAGTGTGACAAGTGTGCGGCGGCCCACTACGGCTTCTCGGACGACGGGTGTCACGCGTGCGATTGCGATCCGAGCGGCTCGAAGGGCTCGCAGTGCAACCAGTACGGGCAGTGTCCGTGCAACGACAACGTCGAGGGTCTGCGGTGCGATCGGTGCAAGGAGAACAAGTACGATCGGCACCAGGGCTGCCTGGACTGCCCGGCGTGCTACAATCTGGTGCAGGACGCGGCCAACGAGCACCGGGCCAAGCTGGCCGAGCTGAGCCAGATCCTGCAGGAGATCCAATCGAAACCGATCGTGATCGACGACAACGAGTTCGCCGGTAAGCTGCACGCGGTACAGGAGAAGATCGACATCCTGGTGGAGGACGCCAAGAGCGGATCGGGCGGGGGCGAGAAAACGCTCAACGAGATGCTGAAGGACCTGGAGGGTCGGCTGCGGGACGTGCAGAAGCTGCTGGACAATGCGGACCAATCGCTGGAGGTCACGAACCGGAAGATCCACAAGGGTGGGTACAATGCGACGCTGGCCAACGCCAAGATACAGGACGCCCGGCGCCAGCTGGACGATGCGGTGGAGCTGCTGCAGACCGAGGGCAACACGGCGCTCGGTCGGGCGCGCGAAATCTCGAGCCACCTCGGTAACCAGACGAATCAGATCAGTGGCATTTCGCGCGAGGCCCGGCTGTACGCCGACCGGTTCAAGGCGGAAGCGGACGCCAACATGAAACAGGCCCAGGAGGCGCACGAGAAGGCGTCGGAAGCGCTCCGGAAGGCGAACAATGCGATCACGCAGCAGTCCAACATCACGCAGGAGCTGGACTCGACGATCGCGGCCGAAATTGCCGAGGCCCGGGACAAGCTGAGCGCCGTCTCGAAGCTGACCGAGCAGGCGCTGACCCGGGCGCGCGAAGTCAACGACGAAGCGCTGACCCTGTTCGCGGCTGTCAATCGGACGACCCCGCCGAACATCGACATCAATCAGATGAAGAAGGAGGCGGCCCAGTACAACCGGGAAGCGGACCGCATCGCGGAGGAGCTGGCCAGCAAGATCGCCGATCACGCGAAGCTGCTCGACAACGTCGAAGCGAACATCGACCTGGCCGATACGCTGCTCAACAG AGCCCAGCTACAGAAGGAGGACGCCGTGGACGCACTGAAACAGCTACAGTACGCCAAGGAACTGGCCGAGAAGGCGGTGGCCGAAGGTGATGGCACCCTGCGGAAGGCCAACTACACCTACCAGACGTTGGCCGGGTTCAAGAATCAGGTCGAGGAGTCCTCCAAGCGAGCCACGGACGCACTCAATCTGGTGCCCAACATCGAACGGCAGATCTACAACTCCCGCGAGCTGCTACAGCGTGCCGAAGAG GCCCTGCAAGCTGCCAGCCGTAATGCGGGAGATGCGCGAAAGAATGCACAGACGGCACAGGACAAGTACGCCGAGGAAGCCTCAAAG CTTGCCGAAAGCATCAAGAAGCGTGCCAACGCAACCAAGAACACGGCGCGGGATCTGCACCACGAAGCGGATCAGTTGAATGGGCGACTGGCTAAAACCGACAACCGGCTCGAGGAACGCGAGGCCCAGATTCGAAAGGACCTGAATCTGACCAAcgaggcgaaggaaaaggtCGGCCAAGCGCAGCTCAACTCGCACGAAGCGAAATCGCAGGTCGACAAAGCGCTAAAGGAAGTAAACCTGATCATGCAGGAACTGGCCAACTTGCGCGAGATTGATGTGAACAGTTTGGACGATTTGG AGCGCCGACTGAGTGCGGCCGAAAAAGAGCTGGAAGACGCCCAGCTGACCAGACGGCTCAACACGCTAACGGAGGCCAAGAATGTGCAGAACCAGAACATCAAGAGCTATCAGCGCGAGCTGGGCGAGCTTCGGTTGGAGGTGGAAAACATCGAGCTTATAGCCAAATCACTGCCACCGGGGTGCTTTAAGCGCACTCACCTCGAACCGTAA